In Nicotiana tabacum cultivar K326 chromosome 2, ASM71507v2, whole genome shotgun sequence, the following proteins share a genomic window:
- the LOC107819969 gene encoding 3,9-dihydroxypterocarpan 6A-monooxygenase, producing MAMNTLLLLIICLVSALIIVQSFIKNLKQSNKKIQHQPPSPLALPIIGHMYLLGSVLHQSFQKLALRYGPFMLIRAGASSSYIVSNGAIAKEIFKTNDVNFAARPEFGSSEYQIYKDTLFSTLDYTKYWIFMKKICMTEILSPQQITKFADVRKEEMMKLLEFFAECSEQGEACDVGNQLMAMTNNLICRLTMSTRTSTNVNESAEIREIAKGITLLSGQLSLGEVFGPLKKYDLLGAGRKVKALLLTFDKFMDGIIEKHEEERRAGSKDRKNMMDILLEIADDKSTEMKLTRNGIKGLFLDLFLGGTDTTSVALQWALAELLNHPKAIKKLQQEIDRIVGVKNRLVEDSDIQNLPYLQAVVKETLRLHPSLPLVFRKCREDCVINGYKILKDSRLVVNLYAVNRDSNAWADADEFVPERYLNLNENLAIEPDELEAIKDGQNFCYVPFGGGRRGCPGAGLAAAVLHRTLGAMIQCFDWKIKDAETLNMEQGAGFSAAMVYPLVCYPVMRVKKDSLVHKAFCVRMGSEEGLHSEECDVGSLATLIQTSVADSKT from the exons ATGGCAATGAATACTTTGCTTTTGTTAATCATCTGCTTAGTATCTGCTCTAATAATAGTTCAATCAtttatcaagaatctcaaacaatCAAACAAGAAAATCCAACATCAACCTCCTAGCCCGTTAGCATTACCAATCATCGGTCATATGTATCTTCTTGGTTCAGTGTTACACCAATCCTTTCAGAAATTAGCATTGCGCTATGGGCCATTCATGTTGATCCGTGCTGGTGCATCATCGTCATATATAGTGTCAAATGGCGCCATAGCAAAAGAAATTTTTAAGACTAATGATGTCAATTTTGCTGCTAGGCCAGAATTTGGCTCATCAGAGTACCAAATTTACAAAGACACCTTGTTTTCCACTTTGGATTATACCAAGTATTGGATTTTTATGAAGAAAATTTGTATGACAGAGATTCTCTCCCCTCAGCAGATAACTAAATTTGCTGATGTTAGGAAGGAGGAAATGATGAAATTGTTGGAATTTTTCGCGGAGTGTTCAGAACAAGGGGAGGCTTGTGATGTTGGAAATCAACTTATGGCTATGACAAATAATCTTATTTGTAGGCTGACTATGAGCACCAGAACCTCAACTAATGTCAATGAGAGCGCGGAGATAAGAGAAATCGCTAAGGGAATAACATTACTTTCAGGGCAATTGAGCTTAGGTGAAGTGTTTGGTCCTTTGAAGAAATATGATCTTCTTGGAGCTGGAAGAAAGGTCAAAGCTTTGTTGCTTACGTTTGATAAGTTTATGGATGGGATCATCGAGAAACACGAAGAGGAAAGGCGCGCTGGAAGTAAAGACAGGAAAAATATGATGGATATTCTTCTGGAAATTGCAGATGATAAAAGCACTGAGATGAAGCTCACTAGAAATGGCATCAAGGGTCTTTTCTTG GATCTGTTCTTGGGAGGAACTGATACAACAAGTGTGGCTTTGCAATGGGCGCTCGCGGAGCTGCTGAACCATCCAAAGGCAATAAAGAAGCTGCAGCAAGAGATTGACAGAATTGTTGGGGTGAAAAACAGACTGGTTGAGGATTCAGATATACAAAATCTTCCTTATCTGCAAGCTGTTGTCAAGGAAACTCTAAGATTACATCCTTCATTGCCCTTAGTATTTCGAAAATGCAGGGAAGATTGTGTGATCAATGGTTACAAAATACTTAAAGATTCTAGGCTTGTGGTCAACCTTTACGCGGTTAATAGGGACTCAAATGCATGGGCTGATGCAGATGAGTTTGTGCCAGAGAGATATCTTAACTTGAACGAGAACCTCGCGATCGAGCCTGATGAATTGGAGGCCATTAAAGATGGCCAGAACTTCTGTTATGTGCCATTTGGTGGAGGAAGGAGAGGATGCCCTGGTGCTGGACTTGCAGCAGCAGTGTTGCATAGGACACTTGGTGCAATGATCCAATGTTTTGATTGGAAAATTAAAGATGCAGAAACACTTAATATGGAACAAGGAGCTGGATTTTCTGCTGCCATGGTTTATCCTTTGGTTTGTTATCCTGTTATGCGTGTAAAAAAGGACAGTCTGGTGCATAAAGCATTTTGTGTTCGCATGGGGTCCGAGGAAGGGCTGCACTCCGAGGagtgtgatgtaggcagcctagCTACCCTGATACAAACATCAGTGGCTGATTCCAAGACTTGA